CGGGCTCGAGGGTCATCAGGTTCGAGACGGCTTCGATGATCTGCGGAATCCTGTGGACCATGGCTCCGGTGGTCGCGCCCTGGCGGACCTCTCCGTTGACGATCAACCTGAGCCGCAGGGCATGCGGGTTGGCCACCTCGTCCTTGGTCACCAGGTACGGCCCGAGCGGCCCGAAGGTGTCCAGCCCCTTGCCCCTGAACCAGGGCCACGAGCGGCCCGAATCGGCCCACTGGATTTCCCGGGCGCTGACGTCGTTCATGATGGTGTACCCGACAACGTGGTCCATGGCCCGGTGGGCCGGTACTCGGCGGGCCGTCCGGCCGATCACCGCCACCAGCTCACCCTCGGGGTCAACCCGCCCGATGCCATCCGGCAGGAGGATGGCTTCACCGTCGGCAATCAGCGACGAAGTCGCTTTGGCGAAGTAGATCGGCTCCTCGGGCACCGCCCGGCCGCGCTCGGCGGCGTGGGCCGCGTAGTTGCGGACCATGGCGACGACCTTCCCCGGCCGTCTGACCGGGATCCGCTTCGCGTACCCCACCGGAACAGCCAGTTCCCGGAACCCCGCATCGTCGAGCTCGGCGAGCAGGCGGCCGGCGGCCAGGACGAACTCCTCATCGGCGGCGATCGCCACGGGGTCGGGTGCGGGCGGGGAAAAACCCGCCGGGAGGGGGATCCCCCCGCGGCGGGCCAGTCCGGCCAGATCGACCAGTCCTTTGCGCGATGAGGCGACGACGAATGTCCCCGTCCCGCGATTGATGGTAGCCAGCTTCATCCTTTGACCCTTCGTCGGCCGGTCGGGGCCTTGGTCGACAGGTACCCCGCGACCCATTCCAGGCCCAGTTCCTCCAGCTTACCGGGGGTCGGCACGCCCGAAGAACGGTCCCAGCCCATCATGGCGTAGTATTCGCGCTTGGCCCCCCTGGCAAGCTCGGGGGAGAGCCGGCGCTCGGCCAGCGGACCGTTGCCCAGGTTCTGATGGAACCGCCGGGGCAGCTTCTCGTCGGCCGGCTTGAGGCCTTCCCTGAGGTTGAAGAGGCGGGTGAGGTTGGCCGCCCGCTCGCCGATCAAGGACAGTTCGAGAAGGGAGGTCTGCCAACCGGTGGCCGCCCGGACCAACTCCACCTGATCGGCGAAGGTCCAGTTGACGAACTCGCATAGGCCGAGGGAATTGATCGTGTGGCGGAGGTCGACGAACCGCTTGAGGAGCCTGATCTTGCGGGGCGAGAGCTCGTCCGTCGGCATCGGCTCGAGGACACCCAGGCAGGCCACGGAGTCGACCCGCTTGGCGTAGATCGTGTCGTGGATGTTGTGACAATGGTCGGCGCCCGTGGGCGAGACCATGTAGCCCACGCCCAAGCCGTATTTGAGCCGAGGCTCGTGCATCGGGATCTCCTGCCCGCGGACGTGCATGGCCAGGGCCCTGGCCCGCGGGCCGAGCTTCTCGGCGGCCCGGGCGACGCCCTCGGCGAGGAGGTCTCCGAGGCCGAGCCGATGGGCGATCCGCTCAACCATCTCGACCAGGGCCGCCCCGTTGCCGAAGCGGAGGTCCAGGCCGCCGGTGTCCTTGGCGGTCAGGATGCCCCGCTCATAGCACTCCATGGCGAAGGCGATGACCACCCCGGTGGAGATGGTGTCGAGGACATAGGCGTTGCAGAGCTCGGCGGCCTTGCAGACGGCGACGAGGTCGTCGACGCCGCAAAGCGAGCCCAGGGCGGCCAGGGTCTCATACTCTGGGCCGCCGTAGTGCGGGTCGACCGCGAAGGGCCCCTGGCCCTCCTTGACTTCGACCACCCGCTTGCAGTTCGTGGCGCAGGCGTAGCAGGAATCCCGGCCGATCAGGAGGGTGTCGCGGAGGGTCTTGCCGTCGATCTTGGCCGCCCCTTCAAAGGAGCCGTCCTTGAAGTTGCGGGTCGGGAGGCCGCCGGCGGCGTTCAGGGCGCCGACGATGTAGGTCGTCCCGAGGTCCGTGAAGCCCCGCTCCTTGGCGTGGATCTGCTCGCTCATGGCCTTGGCCATCTGCTTCAACTGCTCGGGGTCGGCCGACTCATACTTCGCCCGCCCGCGAACGGCCACCGCCCGCAGCCGCTTGGAACCCATCACCGCGCCCATCCCGCTGCGGCCGTAGAAGTGGGTGACGTCGTTGGAGACGGCGGCGAACCTGACCTTGTTCTCCCCGGCCAGGCCGCACTGGGCCACGCGGACCAGGGGGTCGCCCAGCTCGGCCCGGATGGTCTCCTGAACGTCGAAGGCCTTCATCCTGGCGAGCTTCCGGGCGTCTCTCAGCTCGGCCGCGCCGTCGTGGACCCACAGGTAGACGGGGGCCTTCGCCCGCCCTTCGACGATGATGGCATCGAAGCCGGCCTTCTTGAGCTCCGGGCCGAAGTACCCGCCGGCCTCCGCGTCGCCGAACCCGCCGGTGAGGGGCGACTTGGCCCCCACCGAGTTGCGGCCGCTCCCGGCGACCGGAGCCCCGGTCAGCAAGCCGGCCGCGAAGATGAGCTTGTTGGCCGGTCCGAGGGGATCGACTCCGGCCTTCAATTCGCGAAAGAGACAGTCGGCGATGAAACCACGGCCGCCCAGGTTGGTGCGGTAGAAGTTGGGCCCGGGGGTCTCGATGTTGGTGGCCCCGGTGCTGAGGTTGACCCGAAGGATCTTACCGGCATAGCCGTTCGGCACGTCAGTGACCTCCTCGTTCGATGGTTTCAGCCGCCGGCCACGGGGGCGAATACGTTGACCAGATCGCCGTCGGCGAGGGTCTGGTCCGGCTCGGCCAGGGCCTCGTTGACGCTGACCATCCAGACCTCGTTGTCCGGCAGGCCGACCAGCTTCAAGAGGTCGGTCACCCGGCTCCCCTCAGGCAGGTGGAAATCGACCGCCTGGCGACCTTGCGGGAAGAATCGCCGCAGGTTGCCGAAGGCCTGGGCGTGGACGGTGATCAAGGTCATTCCTCCCGCGGGTCCCGGGCCATCCAGGCGGTCTGGTAGGCCTTGAAACCAAGCCGTTCGAAGAATGGGACGACGTCTCCCCCCGCGCTGACCATGAAGAGCACCTCGGGGTAGGACGTCGTGAGCATCTCGACCAGCCGGCGTCCGAGGCCGCGCCGCCAGTACTGCGGCCGGACCGCCACGTTGTTGACGTAGCCGATGAAGGCCCCGTCGGTCAGGCAGCGGGCAAAGCCAACCAAGAGCAGGCCGTCCCAAACCGAAGCGACCAGGCTCGAGCCGGCGATCAGCCGGCCCAGCCGGGCCAGGTCTTCCGGGCCGGC
This DNA window, taken from Bacillota bacterium, encodes the following:
- a CDS encoding fumarylacetoacetate hydrolase family protein, with protein sequence MKLATINRGTGTFVVASSRKGLVDLAGLARRGGIPLPAGFSPPAPDPVAIAADEEFVLAAGRLLAELDDAGFRELAVPVGYAKRIPVRRPGKVVAMVRNYAAHAAERGRAVPEEPIYFAKATSSLIADGEAILLPDGIGRVDPEGELVAVIGRTARRVPAHRAMDHVVGYTIMNDVSAREIQWADSGRSWPWFRGKGLDTFGPLGPYLVTKDEVANPHALRLRLIVNGEVRQGATTGAMVHRIPQIIEAVSNLMTLEPGDLIATGTPEGIAPILPGDTVEVEIEGLGVLRNPVRADPTGRIGPTKGE
- a CDS encoding aldehyde ferredoxin oxidoreductase family protein, with protein sequence MPNGYAGKILRVNLSTGATNIETPGPNFYRTNLGGRGFIADCLFRELKAGVDPLGPANKLIFAAGLLTGAPVAGSGRNSVGAKSPLTGGFGDAEAGGYFGPELKKAGFDAIIVEGRAKAPVYLWVHDGAAELRDARKLARMKAFDVQETIRAELGDPLVRVAQCGLAGENKVRFAAVSNDVTHFYGRSGMGAVMGSKRLRAVAVRGRAKYESADPEQLKQMAKAMSEQIHAKERGFTDLGTTYIVGALNAAGGLPTRNFKDGSFEGAAKIDGKTLRDTLLIGRDSCYACATNCKRVVEVKEGQGPFAVDPHYGGPEYETLAALGSLCGVDDLVAVCKAAELCNAYVLDTISTGVVIAFAMECYERGILTAKDTGGLDLRFGNGAALVEMVERIAHRLGLGDLLAEGVARAAEKLGPRARALAMHVRGQEIPMHEPRLKYGLGVGYMVSPTGADHCHNIHDTIYAKRVDSVACLGVLEPMPTDELSPRKIRLLKRFVDLRHTINSLGLCEFVNWTFADQVELVRAATGWQTSLLELSLIGERAANLTRLFNLREGLKPADEKLPRRFHQNLGNGPLAERRLSPELARGAKREYYAMMGWDRSSGVPTPGKLEELGLEWVAGYLSTKAPTGRRRVKG
- a CDS encoding MoaD/ThiS family protein, encoding MITVHAQAFGNLRRFFPQGRQAVDFHLPEGSRVTDLLKLVGLPDNEVWMVSVNEALAEPDQTLADGDLVNVFAPVAGG
- a CDS encoding GNAT family N-acetyltransferase, which gives rise to MSVRAVVPLNRPIRFVRGAEAVTPAQLADLYRAVGWRRGPEEAGPEDLARLGRLIAGSSLVASVWDGLLLVGFARCLTDGAFIGYVNNVAVRPQYWRRGLGRRLVEMLTTSYPEVLFMVSAGGDVVPFFERLGFKAYQTAWMARDPREE